One stretch of Bombina bombina isolate aBomBom1 chromosome 7, aBomBom1.pri, whole genome shotgun sequence DNA includes these proteins:
- the LOC128635670 gene encoding E3 ubiquitin-protein ligase TRIM39-like, which yields MASAGLRQELTCTICLSIYTDPVTLRCGHNFCLGCIENLMGTQEGSGVYTCPECRKRFTNRPGLQRNRKLRNIVECFSPSHQGTESNIFCTYCIHSPVPATKSCLLCEASLCDTHLIVHSKSEEHVLTEPTTSWGNRKCYKHKKLLEYYCTEDAACICVSCSLAGEHRGHQVELLNEASEKKKKRLRDVLQKLTTKREKSEKRVQTLQEHRRGVQVKAADVTEHLTALIRGVKKHLEDLEKRLLSDITRQQEQVLLTISNLIQQLEKEKDELTRKMCQIEELCNMTDPLTVLQEQESHRDDFCGAEKGDNEVTQRGDKQVPAVVDLDEVLISVTLYNGFADIVTDLKREIYMQETSDILPDIDTAHNNVIVSGDLETVSWSRINQQRPEIPERFTYTPQVLSTGSFSSGRHCWEVQISESGLWRVGVCYPSMGRGGRQSIIGNNNKSWCLCQFNKNLSVRHNTIRTSLQPPLSCDTVGILLDYEAGCLTFYELSDPIRHLHTVTTTFTEPLHAVFWVRASTWVRILH from the coding sequence ATGGCTTCTGCTGGTCTGAGACAGGAGCTGACCTGCACCATCTGCCTGAGCATTTATACAGATCCTGTAACTCTGAGATGTGGCCATAACTTCTGCCTGGGCTGTATTGAGAATTTGATGGGTACCCAGGAGGGGTCTGGGGTTTATACCTGTCCTGAGTGCAGAAAGAGATTTACTAATAGACCTGGGCTGCAGAGGAACAGGAAGCTACGTAATATAGTAGAATGTTTCAGCCCGAGTCATCAAGGGACAGAGTCTAATATCTTCTGCACTTACTGTATTCACTCTCCTGTACCTGCTACTAAATCGTGTCTGCTGTGTGAGGCTTCTCTGTGTGATACCCATCTGATTGTACACAGCAAGTCTGAGGAACACGTCTTAACTGAACCcaccacttcctggggtaacagaaaatgctacaAACACAAGAAGCTCCTggaatattactgcactgaggatgctgcctgtatctgtgtgtcctgctccctggccggagagcacaggggacaccaggtggagctgctgaatgaggcttctgagaagaagaaaaagagactgagagatgttctgcagaaactgacaacAAAGAGAGAGAAgtctgagaaaagagtccagactCTGCAGgaacacaggagaggggtgcaagtgAAAGCAGCTGATGTAACAGAGCatctcactgccctgattaggggcGTCAAAAAACatctggaagacctagagaagcgactCCTGAGTgacatcacccggcagcaggagcaggttttactcacaatctctaatctgatccagcagctggaaaaagagaaggACGAGCTGACCAGGAAGATGTGTCAAAtcgaggagctgtgcaacatgactgacccattaactgtcctacaggaacaggaatcacacagagatgacttTTGTGGTGCTGAGAAGGGAGATAATGAGGTCACACAGAGAGGTGATAAACAGGTCCCTGCTGTGGTGGATTTGGATGAGGTTCTGATCTCAGTGACCTTATACAATGGTTTCGCTGATATTGTGACTGATTTAAAGAGAGAGATCTATATGCAGGAGACATCAGACATATTACCGGATATAGACACAGCTCACAATAATGTTATTGTATCAGGTGACCTGGAAACTGTATCCTGGTCACGAATAAACCAGCAGAGACCAGAAATACCAGAGAGATTTACATATACTCCTCAAGTATTAAGCACCGGGAGCTTTTCCTCAGGACGACATTGCTGGGAAGTGCAGATAAGTGAATCAGGACTCTGGCGTGTAGGGGTCTGTTATCCCAGTATGGGGAGGGGAGGACGTCAGTCTATTATTGGAAATAATAACAAGTCTTGGTGTTTGTGTCAGTTTAATAAAAATCTTTCAGTGAGACATAACACAATACGCACCTCATTACaaccccctctatcatgtgacacagTAGGAATACTGCTGGACTATGAGGCTGGGTGTCTGACCTTTTATGAGCTGAGTGACCCGATCAGACACTTACACACTGTCACTACCACCTTCACTGAGCCTCTTCATGCTGTATTCTGGGTAAGAGCTAGTACCTGGGTGAGAattctgcactag